The following DNA comes from Micromonospora chokoriensis.
CTGGAGACCAGTTCGATGGCCGCCAGCATGGCCACCTTCGTCCAGGTGGGGCCCGTCACCAGTGCGGTCAGGGCCAGCGGTGCGGGAAAGAGCACCGCGCCGATCATGGCAGTCCGCCCCAACCCGATGGCGCGGGAGATCAGTGGGGCGAGCCCCGCGCCGGCGAGGCCGCCGAGCGCGCCGAACCCGAGGGCGACGCCGATCGCGCCGGCCGACAGGTCGAGGTCCCGGCTGGCGTAGAGCACCAGCAGTGCGGTGGCGATGAACGTGAAGAAGTTGACGGTGGTGGTGCAGCCGAGGGCTGCCCGCAGCACCGGGTGCCGCACCACCATCACGAGTCCTTCGCGGACCAGACCGAGGGTGGACGTGTGGCGCGGCGGTGGGGGCGGCTCCGTCACCGGGATGCGGCGGAGCAGCAACGCCGAGCCGAGGAACGACACCGCGTCGACGAAGATGGCGACCGGCGCGCTGAGCGCCTGGACCAGCCCGCCGCCGACGGCGGGGCCGGCGATGAAGGACAGCGACCGGCTCATGCTGAGCTTGCTGTTCGCGTCCACGTACGCCGATCGCGGCACCAGGGCGACGAAGAAGGCCTGACGCGCCATGGCGAACAGCACCGCCCCGAAGCCGGTGAGCAGTGCCACCAGGTAGAGCTGGGCGAGGGTGATCGCGTCGAACAGGTACGCCACCGGCAGGCTGAGCAGCACCGCGGCGCGGACCAGGTCCGCGATGATCAGAAGCCGGCGCTTGTGGGTGCGCTGGTCCACCCACGCGCCGAGGAACAGGCCCAGCAGGTTGGGCAGCCAGATCAGCGCGGTGAGGACGCTGACCTGCACAGGCGTCGCGGTGAGCAGGGAGACGGCGATCAGCGGCAGCGCCAGTTCGCTGACCCGGTCGCCGAACTGGGAGATCGTCTCGCCGGCCCAGAAGGTGCGGAACCGTCGGTCGCGGTGCAGGGCCGGCGGGGGTACGGCGCCGGTGGCGCTCGCGGTGCCGACGGCGGTCATGATGTGCCCGCGCCGTCGCCCGGCTCGGCCGAGGAGTCGTCGCCGGACTCGGGCAGGAGGTAGCGCAGCATCCGGACGATTCGCGCGCCGTCCGGGGCCGACTCCTCCTTGCGCCGCACGTACGGAGCGAGCAGCTCCTCGATCGATTCCTCCAGCTGCCGCAGCTCGTCGGCGGTGGCCACGAATCGGGTGTCGGCGACACCGGCCAGCCCGCGCCACTCGGCGTCGAGTCGGGGTTCGTCGTGCAGCAGCCACTGCTGGGGCACCTCGGCCCGCCGGGCGAACATCTCACCGCGCAGTTGCCGGCCGGCGGCCTGCCCTTCGGCGTCGTCGGGCAGGACGAAGCGGAAACCACGGGCCGCTGCCTGCCACCAGCGCTCCCGCTTGCTGGTGGCACCGTCCCAGTCGGTGACCAGGCCGAACGTCGCGAGGTGCCGCAGGTGCCAGCTGACCACCGACGGTGTGGCGCCGACGTGCGGCGAGAGCCCGGTCGCGGTGGCCGGGCCCTCCCGCTGGAGGTGTTCGAGGATGGCCAGCCGGACGGGGTGGGCCAACGCCCGCAGCGCCTGCGGCTCGGTGATCTCGAAATCCCCGTACGGATTCTTGAGAGACATGTTTCGAGAGTAGTCTCTCAGATTAGATCGGGGCAACCCCGAGCCGGCGGCGCCGCGTTGATCAGGCGATGCCCAGCCGCGCCAGCGGCTCGACCAGTTCCCGCTCCTCGTAGCTGAGGTGCGACAGCAGGGCGTCGGTCAGCAGGTCCACCGCGGCGCGCAGCTCGGCGATGCCGTCCGGAGACCCGACGTACGCGACCAGGGCCCTGTCGACACCCTCCAGCACGTCGTGGATGGCGTGGTGCTCCTGCTCCAGCCGGTCGACCACCGGGCCGAGTCGGGGGTCGCGCGCCCGCAACCGGGGGAAGAGCGACTGGTCCTCGATCGTGTGGTGGGTGGTGACGATGCGGCAGTACGACTCGCAGTAGACGCCGAGCGTCCACCGGTTCTGCCGCATGGTCATCGTGTTGATGTGCGACCGGGCCGCGCCGGCATCGATCTCGCCGGCCGCCACCTGCTCGATCAGGTCGTGGATCTGGGCCAGCTCGGCGCGCAGACCGTCGTGGATCTGCACCAGGTGCGCACCGGTGGCCTGCTCCTGCGGCGTGTAGGTGCGATCCGGGTCGGGCGCCGGACCGGTCGGGCGGGTCGACTCGTCCCAGACCCGCTGGTCGCTACGCCGTACGCCGTCGTCGGGGGTCGGCACCACCGCGAACGCGCCACCGGTCACTGCCGCCCGGCTCGGCCGCACCGCGGGGGCGGCAACCGGCTCCGCCGGCGCGCCCCGACCGTCCGCCGCCATGCCGCCGTCGCCCAGTGCCGCGCCCCGGTCGCGTTCGGCGGCGACCACCTCGCGGACCCCCGGGGCGACCTCGGCCGCGAAGCGGCGCAGGTCGTCGGGGTCGTCGCCGGCGAGGATGAAGGTGCTGACGCCGTCGCCCAGGGCCAGCTCGGCCAACTCCCGCACCCACTGCTCGGCGGGCCCGTTCAGCGGGCCACGACCGACGGCCGAGAACTGGCCGGCGATGTT
Coding sequences within:
- a CDS encoding ArsR/SmtB family transcription factor, translated to MSLKNPYGDFEITEPQALRALAHPVRLAILEHLQREGPATATGLSPHVGATPSVVSWHLRHLATFGLVTDWDGATSKRERWWQAAARGFRFVLPDDAEGQAAGRQLRGEMFARRAEVPQQWLLHDEPRLDAEWRGLAGVADTRFVATADELRQLEESIEELLAPYVRRKEESAPDGARIVRMLRYLLPESGDDSSAEPGDGAGTS
- a CDS encoding MFS transporter, producing the protein MTAVGTASATGAVPPPALHRDRRFRTFWAGETISQFGDRVSELALPLIAVSLLTATPVQVSVLTALIWLPNLLGLFLGAWVDQRTHKRRLLIIADLVRAAVLLSLPVAYLFDAITLAQLYLVALLTGFGAVLFAMARQAFFVALVPRSAYVDANSKLSMSRSLSFIAGPAVGGGLVQALSAPVAIFVDAVSFLGSALLLRRIPVTEPPPPPRHTSTLGLVREGLVMVVRHPVLRAALGCTTTVNFFTFIATALLVLYASRDLDLSAGAIGVALGFGALGGLAGAGLAPLISRAIGLGRTAMIGAVLFPAPLALTALVTGPTWTKVAMLAAIELVSSIGVMLMDVNLNALLTAVTPDEARGRRAGAYSAVNYGVRPLGALVGGALGTTIGLRPTLAIAGLGGVLAVLWLVASPVRQIKTLDDQTP
- a CDS encoding LLM class flavin-dependent oxidoreductase — encoded protein: MSDYGHDLVFGSFVTPGAGDPDRTVGLAVLTEQVGLDLVTFQDHPYQPAFLDTWTLLSFVAARTNRVHLAANVTNLPLRPPAVLARSVASLDLLSDGRITLGLGAGAFWDAIEAMGGRRLTPGQGVRALEEAIEIIRQMWDTGTRGGVRVDGEFHRVVGAKRGPAPAHSVPIWLGAYKPRMLQLTGRRADGWLPTLGYLQPGDLAKGNAIIDDAAQEAGRSPRDVRRLLNIAGQFSAVGRGPLNGPAEQWVRELAELALGDGVSTFILAGDDPDDLRRFAAEVAPGVREVVAAERDRGAALGDGGMAADGRGAPAEPVAAPAVRPSRAAVTGGAFAVVPTPDDGVRRSDQRVWDESTRPTGPAPDPDRTYTPQEQATGAHLVQIHDGLRAELAQIHDLIEQVAAGEIDAGAARSHINTMTMRQNRWTLGVYCESYCRIVTTHHTIEDQSLFPRLRARDPRLGPVVDRLEQEHHAIHDVLEGVDRALVAYVGSPDGIAELRAAVDLLTDALLSHLSYEERELVEPLARLGIA